In the genome of Girardinichthys multiradiatus isolate DD_20200921_A chromosome 7, DD_fGirMul_XY1, whole genome shotgun sequence, one region contains:
- the LOC124871396 gene encoding olfactory receptor 11A1-like, with protein MFVYNIFMDGEVNETYITLEGHVELHKYKYLYFAVTLTVYIFIVISNLTIVYLIWMHTNLHEPMYIFIAALLLNSVVFSTNIYPKLLSDFLSEKQVISYPACYLQFFLFYCLGASEFSLLAAMAYDRYVSICKPLQYAAIMGRNTMSIYLSLAWLVPACLIAVMVILSANTKLCRLNINGILCNNSIYSLHCVDSKVQTVFGAVVLVMTLLFPMLFIVFTYTRIFIICYHSSKDVRKKAAQTCMPHLLVLISFSCLCAFDVIIVRLGSNFTKVVRLIMTLQAVLYHPLFNPIIYGLKMREISKQLTRLFSQVKVINH; from the coding sequence ATGTTTGTGTACAACATATTTATGGATGGTGAGGTTAATGAAACATACATAACTCTTGAAGGACATGTGGAGttacataaatacaaatatctTTATTTCGCAGTGACACTGACtgtgtatatttttattgttatctCAAATCTGACCATTGTGTATCTTATTTGGATGCATACAAACCTACATGAGCCCATGTACATATTCATTGCAGCTTTGCTTCTAAACTCTGTTGTTTTCAGCACAAATATTTATCCAAAATTGCTCTCAGATTTCTTATCTGAAAAACAGGTTATATCATATCCAGCttgttatttgcagttttttctattttattgtttGGGTGCTTCAGAGTTTTCATTGTTGGCAGCTATGGCCTATGATCGGTATGTGTCTATCTGTAAACCTCTGCAATACGCAGCAATAATGGGAAGAAACACAATGAGTATTTACCTCAGTTTAGCTTGGCTGGTGCCTGCTTGTCTGATTGCAGTGATGGTAATACTGAGTGCTAACACAAAACTCTGCAGATTGAATATAAAtggaattttatgtaataattcAATTTACAGTCTCCACTGTGTAGATTCAAAAGTGCAAACTGTATTTGGTGCTGTTGTACTGGTTATGACTCTATTGTTTCCTATGCTTTTCATAGTTTTTACTTACACAAGAATATTTATAATATGTTATCACAGTTCCAAAGATGTTAGAAAGAAAGCTGCTCAGACATGCATGCCCCACTTGCTAGTTTTGATCAGTTTCTCCTGTTTGTGTGCATTTGATGTCATCATAGTACGACTGGGATCCAACTTTACTAAGGTTGTGCGTTTAATAATGACTTTACAGGCAGTTTTGTATCATCCTCTATTTAATCCAATCATATATGGCTTAAAAATGAGGGAGATATCTAAACAGCTGACAAGATTGTTTTCTCAGGTTAAAGTAATAAACCACTGA